Proteins encoded by one window of Glycine soja cultivar W05 chromosome 15, ASM419377v2, whole genome shotgun sequence:
- the LOC114386058 gene encoding factor of DNA methylation 5-like, producing the protein MNWYKNNKKTSSESVKLCAKWQKEILDSTWHPFKIVEVEGKEIQEVIDENDPKLLSLKNDLGEEAYVVVVTALKELHEYHNSDDAENTHNSSEKQVIPEIWDSQNGRRATVTEALKY; encoded by the exons ATGAAttggtataaaaataataaaaaaacatcatcGGAGTCTGTCAAACTGTGCGCAAAGTGGCAAAAAGAAATTCTGGATTCAACATGGCACCCTTTTAAGATTGTTGAAGTCGAAGGGAAGGAAATACAG gaagtaattgatgaaaatgatcctaaattattatctttaaaaaatgatttgggAGAGGAGGCATACGTTGTTGTGGTGACAGCTCTAAAGGAATTGCATGAGTATCATAATTCTGATGATGCTGAGAACACCCATAATTCAAGTGAGAAACAAGTGATACCTGAGATATGGGACTCCCAAAATGGACGTAGAGCCACCGTAACTGAAGCTTTGAA
- the LOC114386057 gene encoding uncharacterized protein LOC114386057 — translation MESLILATEKQMKARSDVLSLLEKHQMEKKAVSDALLKLEKEMGNEQKLNLEIAELEEQLKVLKCVNSEEADHENKRKIEIEEIEEKLEDMIFDMSVKDDENQALKKKEQEAKSELEDARQQIIKVNVLL, via the exons ATGGAATCACTAATTTTAGCAACAGAGAAGCAGATGAAGGCCAGAAGTGATGTTCTCAGTTTGCTTGAAAAGCATCAG ATGGAGAAAAAAGCTGTCAGTGATGCACTGTTGAAGCTTGAAAAAGAGATGGGAAATGAACAAAAGTTGAATTTAGAAATTGCTGAACTAGAGGAACAACTCAAGGTTTTGAAGTGTGTGAACTCGGAGGAAGCTGATCATGAgaataaaagaaagatagaaaTAGAAGAGATAGAAGAAAAATTGGAGGACATGATTTTTGATATGTCCGTAAAAGATGATGAAAATCAAGCTTTGAAGAAGAAGGAACAAGAAGCTAAAAGCGAGTTAGAAGATGCTAGGCAACAAATTATTAAGGTAAATGTTCTGTTATGA